Below is a window of Mycobacterium dioxanotrophicus DNA.
CGAGACGTTCGCCACGGTGTGCACGGCGTGCGCGAGCATGCTGCGCCCGCCCAACGTGTGCAGCACTTTCGGGGTGTTCGACCGCATCCGGGTCCCGGCTCCAGCTGCCAGTACGACGATTGCGGCCTCGGTCGATGCGGTCACAGTTCCCCTTTCACCGCGAGCGTGCGTGTCTGCCCCGCAACACACCGCATCGAGCATGCATTTTGCGCACGCTCGTCGCCATCCCCAGGCTGCCTGCTCGCTCGGCAAGCCTCATTCGTTGCTCCGTCGCCAGGACTCGAACCTGAACTATCTGAACCAAAATCAGAGGTGCTGCCGATTACACCACGACGGACCGATCAATCCGAGACTCTAGTGCAAGTCGATAGGCTGGTCTGCGTGGCAGCACCCGAGAAGGAAGTGCGTGCACCCCGCGCCAGGATGACCGGCAGCGAACGGCGACAACAGCTCATCGAGATCGCCAAGTCGCTGTTCGCCGAGCGTGGCTACGACGGCACCTCCATCGAAGAGATCGCGCAGCGCGCCAACGTGTCCAAGCCAGTGGTCTATGAGCACTTCGGCGGCAAAGAGGGGTTGTACGCCGTCGTCGTCGACCGCGAGATGTCGGCCCTGCTGGAGGGCATCACGTCGTCGCTGACCAGGAACCGTTCCCGGGTGCGAGTCGAGCGCGTGGCGCTGGCATTACTCACCTACGTCGAGGAGCACACCGACGGCTTCCGCATCCTGATCCGCGACTCGCCGGCCGCGATCACCTCGGGCACCTACGCGACGCTGCTCAACGACGCCGTCAACCAGGTGTCCTCGATCCTGGCCGGGGATTTCTCCCGGCGCGGATTGGACCCCGAGCTGGCACCGCTCTACGCCCAGGCCCTGGTCGGTTCGGTGTCCATGACGGCGCAGTGGTGGCTCGACGTCCGCGAACCCCCGAAAGAAGTAGTGGCCGCCCACGTGGTCAACCTGGCGTGGAACGGCCTGACGCATCTGGAGCCCGATCCGGTACTGCACGAGGAGTAGCGCTCAGCCCGGTCCCTGGGGCCTCACGCAAGCGCTCATCTCACATCCCGCGCGAGCAGATCCGCCGTCGTCTCCCGACGTACCAGCAACCGTGCCCGCCCGTCGCGCACCGCGACCACCGGTGGGCGGCCCACCATGTTGTAGGTCGACGCCATGCTGTGGTGATAGGCGCCGGTGCACGGCACGGCCAGCAGATCCCCGGGGTGAAGGTCGGCCGGCAGTGGCACGTCGCGGATGATCTCGTCGCCCGCCTCGCAGTGCCTACCCACCACGGTGACGGTCCGTGTCGGCCCGAGCGCATGCCGATTTGCCAGTGCCACACCGTATTTCGCGCCGTACAGGGCGACCCGGGCATTGTCGCTCATCCCTCCGTCGACCGCGACAAAGGTCCGACCACCCGGTTGCGACTTGACCGTGCACACGCGGTAGAGCGTCACCCCGGCTCGGCCGCTGATGGCACGCCCGGGCTCCACCACCAGACGCGGCCGAGGGAACCGCTCGGCACCGCATGCGGTATCGACGGCGTCGTCGATGACGGCCGCGAGGGCGGCGGGGTCCAACGCCGCGTCCCCGGTCACGTAGGGAATGCCGTGTCCACCTCCGATATTCAGTTCGGTGAGCACCACGCCGTGTCGATGCCGGATATCGGCCATCGCGGCGACGAGCCGCCGGATCGCTTCCCCGTACAGTGCGGGATCGGTCACCTGCGACCCGATATGGCAGTGCAGCCCGACGAGTTCCAAATGCGGGGTCCCCAACACGCGGGCGGCGGCCTCGGCGGCCTGCTGTCCGGCCAGCGTGAAGCCGAACTTCTGATCACAGACGCCGGTCGTGACGGCCCGATGCCCCTGGATGTCGATGTCGGGGGTCACCCGCAGCAGCACCTGCTGGCGTCGACGCACCAGCCCGGCCAGGTAGGTGACCTCCATCAACGAGTCCACCGCGATGCGGCCGACACCGACGTCCAGCGCATCACGCAACTCGTCGCAGGACTTCGCGTTGCCGTGCAACACAACCCGGCTCGGCGGCACTCCGCCGGCCAGCGCGGTGGCCAGTTCGCCCGCAGAGCACACGTCCACGCCGAGGCCTTCTTCGCAGGCCCACCGCGCGACGGCCGTCGTCAACAACGCCTTGCCGGCGTAGACCACTTCGGTGCCGCGCAGCGCGCTTCGATAGTGCTGCGCGCGGTGCCGGAAGTCGGCCTCGTCGAGCACGTAGGCCGGGGTGCGGTACTCGTCGGCGATCTCGGTCAGCGGCACCCGGCCGACGGTGATCCGGCCCTTCTCGTCGACGTGAGTGGTGAGCGGCCAGATCGCCGGGTCGAGGCGCGGCGGGGCGGCTGCGCGCAGCGAGGGCAGGATGTCGAGCAATGTCATGACTTCACCGTGCGTCGCGGTTGGTTCCCTGTGGGGCACCTTGACGCTCCCTTGATGCTGGCGGGCCCGATTTTGGCGAAACTACAGCCCCCTAGAATGGACGCATCATGACCGCACCGGGGCACACCCATGTCCAGACCCCGATCGCGGGTCTCATCGAGCTGGCTCTGTCCGATCCGTCCCTGCAGGACGTCATCCGTCGCGCCGCCGACCGACCCGCCGATCTCGCGCTGGTCGGCCCGGCCAGCGCGCGGGTCCTGGTCGCCGCTGCGCTGGCCCAGCACGGCCCACTGCTGGTGGTCGCCGCGACCGGCCGCGAGGCCGACGACCTGACCGCTGAGCTGCGCGGCGTGTTCGGCGACGCCGTCGCCCTCTTCCCGTCCTGGGAGACGCTGCCGCACGAGCGGTTGTCGCCGGGTGTCGAGACGGTCGCCGCCCGGCTGCTGTTGTTGCGCCGGTTGGCCCGCCCGGACGATGCGACGCTGGGGCCGCCGCTGCGGGTCGTGGTGACGACCACCCGGTCGCTGCTGCAGCCGATGTCACCCGACGTTGTCAGCATCGAGCCGGTCAGCCTGTCGCTGGGAGATGAGGCGGAGTTCGAGGAGCTCATCGCACGGCTGGTCGACCTTGCCTACACCCGCGTCGACATGGTCGGCAAGCGCGGTGAGTTCGCGGTGCGCGGCGGGATCCTCGACGTGTTCCCGCCGACGGCCGAGCATCCGGTGCGAGTCGAGTTCTGGGGCGACGAGGTCTCGGAGATGCGGGCCTTCTCGATTGCCGATCAGCGTTCGATCCCGGAAGTGCCGGTGCAGACGCTGGTCGCGGTGCCGTGCCGCGAGCTGTTGATGACGGCCGAGGTGCGCGAACGAGCCGCGGCCTTGGCCGTCGAGCATCCGACCCACGAGAACAGCGTGCCCGGCAGCGTGCCGGACATGCTGGCCAAGCTGGCCGAGGGCATCCCGGTCGACGGCATGGAGGCGCTGCTGCCGCTGCTGCATCCGGTCGAGCCGACGACATTGACGGCGCATCTGCCCGAGGGCGCGCCGGTACTGGTGTGCGATCCCGAGAAGGTGCGCACCCGCGCAGCCGATCTGATCAAGACCGGCCGCGAGTTCCTGGAGGCGTCCTGGTCAACGGCCGCGGTCGGTGGCGACGCGCCCATTGACATCGAGGCGCTCGGCGCGTCCGGTTTCATCCCGTTCGACGAGGCGCGGGCCGGTGCGGTGGCGGGCGGGCATCCGTGGTGGACGCTGTCGCAGCTCTCCGATGGCGCTGCCACCGAACTGGATGTGCGTCCGGCTCCGTCGGCGCGCAGTCAGCAGAGTCTGGACGAAATCTTCGCGATGCTGCGGGCTCACGTGGCCACCGGCGGCAGCGCGGCGATCGTCACGCCGGGCACCGGTACGGCGCACCGCGTCGTCGAACAGCTCGGTGAATCCGACATCGCCGCAACGATGTTGGAGCCCGGGGCGGCGCCAAAGGCCGGTGTGATCGGTGTGCTCAAGGGTCCGCTGCAGAGTGGTCTGATCCTGCCGGGCACAAACCTGGTCATCATCACCGAAACGGATCTGACCGGTAACCGGGTCACCGCCGCAGAAGGCAAAAAGCTTGCGGCCAAACGTCGTAACGTCGTCGATCCGTTGGCGCTGACGGCAGGCGACCTGGTGGTGCACGATCAGCACGGCATCGGCAAGTTCGTCGAGATGACCGAGCGGGTGGTCGGCGGCGCCCGCCGCGAGTACCTGGTTTTGGAATACGCGTCGGCCAAGCGCGGCGGCGGGGCCGACAGGCTTTACGTGCCGATGGACTCGCTGGATCAGCTGTCGCGGTACGTCGGCGGCGAGGCTCCGTCCCTGTCGAAGCTCGGTGGCAGCGACTGGGCCAACACGAAAACCCGGGCGCGCAAGGCCGTTCGGGAGATCGCCAGCGAGCTCGTGGCGCTCTACGCCAAACGGCAGGCCGCACCCGGGCACGCGTTTGCCCCGGACACCCCGTGGCAGGCCGAGATGGAAGACGCGTTCGGCTTCACCGAGACGATCGACCAGATGACGGCCATCACCGAGGTCAAGGCCGACATGGAAAAGCCTGTGCCGATGGACCGGGTGATCTGCGGCGACGTCGGTTACGGCAAGACCGAGATCGCGGTGCGGGCGGCGTTCAAAGCGGTGCAGGACGGCAAGCAGGTGGCCGTGCTGGTGCCGACGACCTTGCTGGCCGACCAGCATCTGCAGACCTTCACCGCGCGGATGGCTGGTTTCCCGGTCACCGTGAAAGGGCTGTCGCGGTTCACCGACCCCGCCGAATCGCGGGCCGTCATCGAGGGCATGAAAGACGGCTCGGTGGACGTCGTGATCGGCACCCATCGGCTGCTGCAGACCGGCGTGACGTGGAAAGACCTGGGCCTCATCATCGTTGACGAGGAGCAGCGGTTCGGCGTCGAGCACAAGGAGCACATCAAGTCGATGCGCACCCACGTCGACGTGCTGACCATGAGTGCGACACCGATCCCGCGCACCCTGGAGATGAGCCTGGCAGGCATCCGGGAGATGTCGACGATCCTCACCCCGCCCGAGGAGCGCTATCCGGTGCTCACCTATGTCGGGCCGCACGACGACAAGCAGGTGGCCGCGGCACTGCGTCGTGAGCTGCTGCGGGACGGGCAGGCGTTCTACATTCACAACCGGGTGCGGACCATCGACCAGGCCGCCGCCCGGATCCGCCAGCTGGTTCCCGAGGCGAAAGTCGTTGTCGCGCACGGACAGATGAACGAAGAGATGCTCGAGAAGACCGTCGAGGGCTTCTGGAACCGCGAGTACGACATCCTGGTCTGCACCACGATCGTCGAGACCGGCCTGGACATCTCCAACGCGAACACGCTGATCGTCGAGCGGGCCGACACGTTCGGCTTGTCGCAGCTGCACCAGCTGCGTGGTCGCGTGGGCCGCAGTCGTGAGCGCGGCTACGCCTACTTCCTGTACCCGCCGGAGACACCACTGACCGAGACGGCCTACGACCGGTTGGCCACCATCGCGCAGAACAACGATCTGGGTGCGGGCATGGCCGTGGCCATGAAGGACCTGGAGATCCGCGGCGCGGGAAATGTGTTGGGCGCCGAGCAATCCGGGCATGTGGCCGGGGTCGGTTTCGACCTGTACGTGCGGCTGGTCGGCGAAGCCGTCGAGGCGTACCGCGCGGCGGTTGACGGCAAAACCGTTGCCACAGCTGAGGAAGCGAAGGAGGTGCGGATCGACCTGCCGGTCGACGCGCATCTGCCACCGGAGTACATCGGCAGTGACCGGTTGCGGCTGGAGGGCTACCGGAGGCTGGCCGCCGCTCCCGACGAGGCCGCCATCGGCGCCGTCGTCGATGAACTCAACGACCGCTACGGTCCGCTGCCCGAGCCGGCGCAGCGCCTTGTCGCGGTGGCGCGGCTGCGGTTGCTGTGCCGGGAGTACGGCATCAGCGAGATCAGTGCGGTGTCAGCATCGACGCTGCGGGTGTCGCCGATGGTGCTGCCGGATTCGGCGCAGTTGAGGCTCAAGCGGCTCTATCCCGGCGCGCATTATCGGGCCACCACATCGACCGTTCAGGTGCCCATCCCGCGGGCTGGTGACGGCATCGGCGCGCCCCGCATCCGCGACCTCGAGCTGGTCCAGATGGCAGCGGGTTTGGTGCTGGTGCTCAATGGGAAAGCGCCGGAAGAGATTGACATGACCAAGTACCGGCCAGAGACAGGGGAGGCGAGACGATGACCGTTGTGCTGGTCGATCCGCGCCGACCCTCGCTGGTTCCGGTCGAGGCGATCCTGCACCTGGCCGGTGACGTTCAGTACACCGAGGAAATGCCGGTGAAGGTGCCGTGGTCGCTGCCTGCAGCGCGTCCGGCATATGACGGTGACGAGGCGCCCGTGCTGTTGTCCTCCGATTCCGAACATCCCGCCGTCATTGCCCGGATCGCCGCCGGGGACACGGTGATCTCGGCGCCGAGTCCCGCGGCAGGCGAGCGGCTGGTCGATGCCGTGGCCATGATGGACAAGCTGCGCACCGCGGGGCCGTGGGAGAGCGAACAGACCCACGACTCCCTGCGCCGCTATCTGTTGGAAGAGACCTACGAGCTGTTCGACGCGGTCCGCGGTGGCAACGCCGACGAGCTGCGCGAGGAACTCGGCGATGTGCTGCTGCAGGTGTTGTTTCACGCTCGCATCGCCGAAGATGCGCCGGTGCACCCGTTCACCATCGACGACGTCGCCGATGCGTTGGTTCGCAAGCTGGGCAACCGGGTGCCGGCCGTGCTTGCCGGGGAATCGATTTCACTCGATGAGCAACTGGCCCAGTGGGAAGAGCGCAAGGCTCAGGAGAAATCCGTCAAGGCACGCACGTCTTCGATGGACGACGTGCCTACCGGTCAGCCGGCTCTGGCGTTGGCACAGAAGGTGATCTCCCGGGTGACCCAGGCCGGGCTGCCCGCGGATTTGGTGCCTGCCGCCATCACCACCATCTCCGTCACCGCTGACACCGACGCCGAAAACGAGCTACGCACAGCAGTATTGGAGTTCATGGACACCGTGCGGCGGGTCGAGGCCGACGTCGCAGCGGGACGCCGCGGAGAGGACGTCCCCGAGTCGCTCGACGTGACGCCGCTGGGCACCATCACTGAAGCCGAATGGCGCGACTACTGGCCCGTGGACGACTTTACGGTCGAGCCAGAGCCAGAGCCAGAGTCCGCGGACGTGTCGGAAGCCGACGACAGCACTACCAACTGACAGTTCTCAGTTCGGCAGCCTTCGCGCGCAGCGTGAGTACCCGCTCGCGAATGCGGTATTCGGTGGAGCGGGGCATCCAGGCTGGGCGATAGCGGCCGTGCCTGATGCGGAACACTCGACCGTGGGTGATTTCGCACCTCAGCGCATCCGATATCGCCTTCGACGGACGGCCTTTCGTGGTGAAGCCGTAGGCATCGAGTGCGTCGACCAGGTCGGCGACCGACTGTTTCCCGTGTTGGAAAAGGTGCATCGTCAGCACGTAACGAAGTTCGATTCCCTTGAGCAGCAGCTTGTCTGACATGACCGCACGATGCCACCTGCCACCGACAATCCGGGTGGTCACATCTGTCACACCAGTCCCGGTTCGGAAACCATGCGACGTTTTGCCCGGCTGTTTGCGACAAAGTCGCGGAAACAGCCTCAGGTGCAACTCATTTCACTGTTGCACCACGTTGCGAAACTCACCAGGATCACTGGGACCGATAGCCTCATCAGCACCAGAATTCGGCGTGCCCGACTGTTAGCGACTTTGTCGCTCGCAGCGCGGGCACGTGACCGGTGATGCAAGGCTTGTCTGGCGGTGCAGACGTGACGGATGGGATCGGCCTACGCGAGACCAGTGATGCCAATGTTGCCGACGTGGCGATTTACGCGACTTTGTCGCAAACAGCCGGGCACAACGTCGTGTGTTGCGAGCGAGGTGCGGGTGTGGCAGCTGTGACAAGAAACAACAGGGGTGGCACCTCCGTAGCGGAGAGGCCACCCCTGTTGGGCGATCGTGTGCCTAGCTGCTGCTGTCCTTGCCCTTCAGCTTGTTCAGGCCGTTGTTGACATCCTTGTTCACTCGCTCGACCCGGTTCTTGACGTTTTCGCCGACCTGTTTGACGGCTCCGCCGACGTCACCGGTCTTGAGCTTGTCGGTAACCTTGGTGACCCGCTCCTGCGCGTGGGTCAGGCTCTTCTGAGTCTTGGTGATGCTGGTGGAGAGCTGCTTACCGGTGCGTACCACCGCGCTGGCCGGGTCCGAGATCGCCGGAATGATCTCCTTGGCTGCCTCTCCGCCCGTCGCTTGGTTCGCCGCCGCCAATACCTTGCCGACCGGCCGCTGAATATCGGCCAGCTGTTTCTGTGAAACGCCCTGGGTTTCCCGGAGGCTCGGGCTATTGGATTCCGATCAAGGGTTGGTCGGTCCGGTATGCATCGTAGAACGCAGCTTCGAACTCGGCAGGTGGGATGTCGCCGAGGTAGCTGTGCAGTCGGCTGGTGTTGTGCCAGTAGACCCAGCTGAGCGTCGCCAACTCGACGTCCTCGACGGTCTTCCATGGCCCGGTGCGGGCGGGGCCGTAGATCAGTTCAGCCTTGTAGTAGCCGTTGACTGTCTCCGCGAGAGCGTTATCGAAACTGTCCCCGACGGTCCCGATTGACGGGACTGCGCCGATCTCAGCGAGCCTTTCTCCGTAGCGAATGGAGGTGAATTGCGACCCGGCATCTGAGTGACATCTCAAGCCTGGCAACGTATTTCCACGTGACCACCGCGCCATCTCCAGTGCATCGAGCACCATCGAGGTCCGCATATGCGAGGCCACCCGCCACCCCACGATCATCCGCGAATAGGCATCGATGATGAAACACACATACCCCACCCCGGCCCAGGTCGGCACGAATGTCAGGTCCGTCACCCAAAGGTCGTTCGGTGCCGTCGCGGTGAACTTTCGCTTCACCAAGTCTGGATGCCGCGCCGCGGCTGGGTCGGGTTTGGTGGTGCGGACCCGTTTGCCGCGCCGGACTCCTTCGATGCCGGCATCCCGCATCAGCCGGGCCACCTGATCCCGGCCGACGTCGTAGCCGTCGCGGCGGGCGGTTTTCCAGAGCTTGCGGGCCCCGTAGACGCAGTAGTTGTCTTTCCAGAGCTGACACAACGCCGGCCCCAGGACGGCGTCACGCTGGGCCCGCGCCGACGGGACCCGTGCTTTGATGTCGTAGTAGGTGCTCAGGGCCACCTGCAGGCCTGCGCTTCGCAGGACGGTGCAGATGGGCTCGACCCCGAACTCCTCGCGATTGGCGTCGATGAACTCGACTATTTCTTGTGTTGGCGGTCGAGCTCCGCCCCGAAGAAACTCGCCGCTCGTTTCAGAATCTCGTTGGCGCGCTTGAGTTCTCGGTTCTCCTGCTCGAGGTCTTTGATGCGCTGGGATTCCACGGTGGACACCCCGGGTGAATAACCGTCGTCGATGTCGGCTTGACGGACCCAGGTGCGCACCGATTCCACGCCGTAGCCGAGCTGGCGAGCGACCCGCTGCACCGTGCCCTGCTCGGTGCCCAGCTCAGCCCGCAGCGTGCGGACCATCCGCACCGCGGTGGCCTTCTCTTCAGCACTGTATCGACGTGTCGTCGGCTTCCCGGGCGACTGTTCCTTCGGCATACCTGCATCCTCGTTTCCAAGGTCAGGAGCCTCCGGGATTTCCAGGGCGTTTCACTGGGTGGGCGCCGCCGGGCCCGCGGGCAATGCCGTGTCCAGCTTGCCGAGGACCTTGCTGACCCCGTCACCGAGCTCACGACTGACTGTCCGGACCACCGTGCCGGGTTCGACCGCCAACGTCGTCGCCGCTGCCTTGATCTCGGTGGGTACCTGAATGTTGTTGTCTTCCAGGAAGTTCACCACACGGGTCGTGACGCGCTGGACCACATCGGTGTATTCCGAACCCACACCCCGGCCGAGTTCACCGAGGATGTCACCGGCAAGCAGGGCCGCCTGCGTGCGGGTCAGCGTCTGGGTGCCGAACAGCGTGGGGACGTGCATCTGGTCGAGGCTGCGGCTCCAGCTGCCGTCCTCGTTGCGCACCGCGTCGGTGTAGCTGGTGTTGACCAGCACCTTCAACACCGGCTCGAGGGCGTCGGCGACGGGGGTGTTGACGTCCTCACCGGTGGCGACGCCGACCAGGCCGGCGACCAGTCGAGCGGGCATGAGCAGCGGCAACTGATCCTGAGTGATCGTGGTGTAGATCGTGCCGTCGGGCGCGGTGTAGATCTTGGCACCCAGTCCCGATCCGCCGTTCAGCAGCGATGCCCCGAGCGTCAGCGGCAGCATCGACGCCATTCCCGAGTTCGCCCAGGCGATCGGGTTGGCAGTCACCGGAGCGTCCGAGAGGTAGTCGTACTCCCAGGTGGTGTCGGTCTTGAGGATCGTCAACACGATCGGCTTGCCGTCGAGGGATTCGGCGTTGGCGATCAGGTTGCCCAGGTTGTCGAAGCTGATGTCGGAAAGGTTCAGCCCTTCCATCCCTTCGGGCAGTACATCTTGCCGTTCAGGTGTCACAGGGTTGACGCCGGTCACCTCCTGGTAGATCGGCGCGAAGCGGGCATAGAGCCCGCCGTTGGGTCGGCCCGGGTTGCGCAGCAGGTTCACGGTCAGCAGCGTGACGTCGATGACGCCGCCGGG
It encodes the following:
- a CDS encoding nucleoside triphosphate pyrophosphohydrolase; its protein translation is MTVVLVDPRRPSLVPVEAILHLAGDVQYTEEMPVKVPWSLPAARPAYDGDEAPVLLSSDSEHPAVIARIAAGDTVISAPSPAAGERLVDAVAMMDKLRTAGPWESEQTHDSLRRYLLEETYELFDAVRGGNADELREELGDVLLQVLFHARIAEDAPVHPFTIDDVADALVRKLGNRVPAVLAGESISLDEQLAQWEERKAQEKSVKARTSSMDDVPTGQPALALAQKVISRVTQAGLPADLVPAAITTISVTADTDAENELRTAVLEFMDTVRRVEADVAAGRRGEDVPESLDVTPLGTITEAEWRDYWPVDDFTVEPEPEPESADVSEADDSTTN
- the lysA gene encoding diaminopimelate decarboxylase, translating into MTLLDILPSLRAAAPPRLDPAIWPLTTHVDEKGRITVGRVPLTEIADEYRTPAYVLDEADFRHRAQHYRSALRGTEVVYAGKALLTTAVARWACEEGLGVDVCSAGELATALAGGVPPSRVVLHGNAKSCDELRDALDVGVGRIAVDSLMEVTYLAGLVRRRQQVLLRVTPDIDIQGHRAVTTGVCDQKFGFTLAGQQAAEAAARVLGTPHLELVGLHCHIGSQVTDPALYGEAIRRLVAAMADIRHRHGVVLTELNIGGGHGIPYVTGDAALDPAALAAVIDDAVDTACGAERFPRPRLVVEPGRAISGRAGVTLYRVCTVKSQPGGRTFVAVDGGMSDNARVALYGAKYGVALANRHALGPTRTVTVVGRHCEAGDEIIRDVPLPADLHPGDLLAVPCTGAYHHSMASTYNMVGRPPVVAVRDGRARLLVRRETTADLLARDVR
- the mfd gene encoding transcription-repair coupling factor — protein: MTAPGHTHVQTPIAGLIELALSDPSLQDVIRRAADRPADLALVGPASARVLVAAALAQHGPLLVVAATGREADDLTAELRGVFGDAVALFPSWETLPHERLSPGVETVAARLLLLRRLARPDDATLGPPLRVVVTTTRSLLQPMSPDVVSIEPVSLSLGDEAEFEELIARLVDLAYTRVDMVGKRGEFAVRGGILDVFPPTAEHPVRVEFWGDEVSEMRAFSIADQRSIPEVPVQTLVAVPCRELLMTAEVRERAAALAVEHPTHENSVPGSVPDMLAKLAEGIPVDGMEALLPLLHPVEPTTLTAHLPEGAPVLVCDPEKVRTRAADLIKTGREFLEASWSTAAVGGDAPIDIEALGASGFIPFDEARAGAVAGGHPWWTLSQLSDGAATELDVRPAPSARSQQSLDEIFAMLRAHVATGGSAAIVTPGTGTAHRVVEQLGESDIAATMLEPGAAPKAGVIGVLKGPLQSGLILPGTNLVIITETDLTGNRVTAAEGKKLAAKRRNVVDPLALTAGDLVVHDQHGIGKFVEMTERVVGGARREYLVLEYASAKRGGGADRLYVPMDSLDQLSRYVGGEAPSLSKLGGSDWANTKTRARKAVREIASELVALYAKRQAAPGHAFAPDTPWQAEMEDAFGFTETIDQMTAITEVKADMEKPVPMDRVICGDVGYGKTEIAVRAAFKAVQDGKQVAVLVPTTLLADQHLQTFTARMAGFPVTVKGLSRFTDPAESRAVIEGMKDGSVDVVIGTHRLLQTGVTWKDLGLIIVDEEQRFGVEHKEHIKSMRTHVDVLTMSATPIPRTLEMSLAGIREMSTILTPPEERYPVLTYVGPHDDKQVAAALRRELLRDGQAFYIHNRVRTIDQAAARIRQLVPEAKVVVAHGQMNEEMLEKTVEGFWNREYDILVCTTIVETGLDISNANTLIVERADTFGLSQLHQLRGRVGRSRERGYAYFLYPPETPLTETAYDRLATIAQNNDLGAGMAVAMKDLEIRGAGNVLGAEQSGHVAGVGFDLYVRLVGEAVEAYRAAVDGKTVATAEEAKEVRIDLPVDAHLPPEYIGSDRLRLEGYRRLAAAPDEAAIGAVVDELNDRYGPLPEPAQRLVAVARLRLLCREYGISEISAVSASTLRVSPMVLPDSAQLRLKRLYPGAHYRATTSTVQVPIPRAGDGIGAPRIRDLELVQMAAGLVLVLNGKAPEEIDMTKYRPETGEARR
- a CDS encoding TetR/AcrR family transcriptional regulator; translated protein: MTGSERRQQLIEIAKSLFAERGYDGTSIEEIAQRANVSKPVVYEHFGGKEGLYAVVVDREMSALLEGITSSLTRNRSRVRVERVALALLTYVEEHTDGFRILIRDSPAAITSGTYATLLNDAVNQVSSILAGDFSRRGLDPELAPLYAQALVGSVSMTAQWWLDVREPPKEVVAAHVVNLAWNGLTHLEPDPVLHEE
- a CDS encoding PE-PPE domain-containing protein; translation: MAKHRRKKISKAAVVGTAIAATVGVALTPSVSDAATYVVGLPDWIPSDSFGGAVQTLPSDPGAVTGAILDDRAHATVIKGWGMGTVSEADMAPVWVTWFNPLKTGSASQTTTGGNLIQGYTGTVTGKDWTQGQWVSPSDPGIDLTDLSNLNVNDAAKFASYLANGGNATAALAPLLNWTTYISNTNFIGYGDGAIAVGAGYQNFIDMARNGELEAGPALTGPRKIVITDPNDPVTKDVTKGFTKVNGIAYGVIKVSPGVWLATQPLNPADYPDATDMPNVEITPGGVIDVTLLTVNLLRNPGRPNGGLYARFAPIYQEVTGVNPVTPERQDVLPEGMEGLNLSDISFDNLGNLIANAESLDGKPIVLTILKTDTTWEYDYLSDAPVTANPIAWANSGMASMLPLTLGASLLNGGSGLGAKIYTAPDGTIYTTITQDQLPLLMPARLVAGLVGVATGEDVNTPVADALEPVLKVLVNTSYTDAVRNEDGSWSRSLDQMHVPTLFGTQTLTRTQAALLAGDILGELGRGVGSEYTDVVQRVTTRVVNFLEDNNIQVPTEIKAAATTLAVEPGTVVRTVSRELGDGVSKVLGKLDTALPAGPAAPTQ
- a CDS encoding IS3 family transposase (programmed frameshift) — its product is MPKEQSPGKPTTRRYSAEEKATAVRMVRTLRAELGTEQGTVQRVARQLGYGVESVRTWVRQADIDDGYSPGVSTVESQRIKDLEQENRELKRANEILKRAAKFLRGGARPPTQEIVEFIDANREEFGVEPICTVLRSAGLQVALSTYYDIKARVPSARAQRDAVLGPALCQLWKDNYCVYGARKLWKTARRDGYDVGRDQVARLMRDAGIEGVRRGKRVRTTKPDPAAARHPDLVKRKFTATAPNDLWVTDLTFVPTWAGVGYVCFIIDAYSRMIVGWRVASHMRTSMVLDALEMARWSRGNTLPGLRCHSDAGSQFTSIRYGERLAEIGAVPSIGTVGDSFDNALAETVNGYYKAELIYGPARTGPWKTVEDVELATLSWVYWHNTSRLHSYLGDIPPAEFEAAFYDAYRTDQPLIGIQ